A portion of the Lolium rigidum isolate FL_2022 chromosome 1, APGP_CSIRO_Lrig_0.1, whole genome shotgun sequence genome contains these proteins:
- the LOC124676539 gene encoding jasmonate O-methyltransferase-like → MASQHEQLVHMNRGQGNTSYACNSSLQNVEQNRMRLMIEETISDLCSTSSLFPRNMVVADLGCSSGPNALALVSIAIDAIHNQCLHFQQPQVEVCVLLNDLPDNDFNVVVKSLVAFQQSHKSVVTGVVPGSFYGRLFTSGSLHLVCSSNSLHWLSKAPEELKRNQIPAYDIDENVRIERRPLVIGAYARQFRKDFTLFLEMRAKELASGGRMVVSLAGRRSEELASKFTHAWESVAQILSEMVSKGVINKEQFDSFYIPIYGPSDEELREIIQLEGSFSIREMQVPEPSSSSYNVLITPSRIANMLRAGFEPIIVQHFGWSGEIMDEFVRTAERRWSEEGSLQQEMARNPRVTLVVSLKKVV, encoded by the exons TGGTGCATATGAACCGCGGACAAGGGAACACAAGCTATGCTTGCAACTCTAGCCTGCAG AATGTTGAACAGAACAGGATGAGACTCATGATAGAAGAGACCATCTCTGATTTATGCAGCACCAGCAGCTTGTTTCCTAGAAACATGGTGGTTGCAGACCTGGGCTGTTCCTCTGGTCCAAATGCACTCGCTTTAGTGTCCATAGCCATTGATGCGATACACAATCAGTGTCTTCATTTCCAGCAGCCACAAGTAGAAGTTTGTGTTCTTCTTAATGATCTTCCTGACAATGACTTCAATGTGGTTGTGAAGAGCTTGGTCGCATTCCAGCAAAGCCACAAGTCAGTTGTTACTGGCGTTGTACCAGGATCATTTTATGGGAGGCTCTTCACCAGTGGATCCTTGCATCTTGTTTGTTCATCCAACAGCTTGCATTGGCTTTCGAAG GCTCCTGAAGAACTTAAGAGGAACCAAATCCCAGCGTATGATATCGATGAGAATGTTAGGATAGAAAGACGACCTTTGGTCATTGGAGCTTATGCACGGCAGTTCAGGAAAGATTTTACTCTTTTTCTTGAGATGAGAGCCAAAGAGTTGGCATCAGGAGGCCGGATGGTTGTTTCCCTCGCGGGGAGGCGTTCTGAAGAACTTGCCTCCAAATTCACTCATGCCTGGGAATCTGTGGCTCAGATTTTAAGTGAGATGGTTTCAAAG GGAGTTATCAACAAAGAACAGTTTGATTCCTTTTACATACCAATATATGGACCTTCCGATGAAGAGTTGAGAGAGATCATTCAATTAGAAGGGTCATTTTCAATCAGAGAGATGCAGGTGCCTGAACCTTCAAGCAGTTCATACAACGTGCTGATCACCCCAAGCAGGATAGCCAATATGCTGAGAGCTGGATTCGAGCCTATAATTGTACAGCATTTTGGGTGGTCTGGAGAGATCATGGATGAATTCGTGAGGACTGCAGAACGGCGCTGGAGCGAAGAGGGCAGCTTGCAACAGGAGATGGCTAGAAACCCGCGAGTAACGTTGGTTGTGTCGCTAAAAAAGGTGGTATGA